Proteins encoded by one window of Collimonas fungivorans:
- a CDS encoding DUF805 domain-containing protein yields MTFTESIKVCFSKYADFNGRASRSEYWWYVLFIVLASFATGAINDKLSILFSVATLLPSIAVAARRLHDTNRSGWWQLIGLIPVIGWIIIIYFLVQEAKEPNNFGAAVPAPNLPET; encoded by the coding sequence ATGACGTTTACGGAATCGATCAAAGTCTGCTTTTCCAAGTACGCCGACTTCAACGGCAGGGCTTCGCGCTCCGAGTATTGGTGGTACGTGCTTTTTATCGTCCTGGCTTCGTTCGCAACCGGTGCAATCAACGACAAGCTGAGTATCCTCTTTTCCGTTGCGACCCTGCTGCCATCGATTGCAGTCGCAGCACGGCGCCTGCATGATACGAACCGCAGCGGCTGGTGGCAGCTGATCGGGCTCATCCCCGTCATTGGCTGGATCATCATCATCTATTTCCTGGTCCAGGAAGCAAAAGAACCCAACAATTTCGGCGCGGCAGTGCCTGCCCCGAATCTTCCGGAAACCTGA
- a CDS encoding cysteine hydrolase family protein: protein MKSALLVIDVQQALFDETPRPFEADAVVERINSLTASARAAGVPVVFVQHEASDLEYNSAGWQLQPGLQLKEGDAKLRKTTPDSFLRTELEALLASWQTEHVVICGYASEFCVDTTTRRAAALGYPVTLVSDAHTTHDKPHATGEQIRRHENATLPNIESFGPEIKAIATSEVRFAD, encoded by the coding sequence ATGAAATCCGCTCTACTCGTCATCGATGTCCAGCAAGCTTTGTTTGATGAAACGCCGCGCCCGTTCGAAGCCGATGCAGTCGTGGAGCGCATCAATAGCTTGACCGCCAGCGCCCGCGCCGCGGGGGTTCCCGTAGTCTTCGTCCAGCATGAGGCCAGTGACCTCGAATACAACTCCGCAGGCTGGCAGCTCCAGCCTGGATTGCAGTTAAAGGAAGGCGACGCAAAACTGCGCAAGACCACGCCAGACTCCTTCCTGCGCACAGAGCTCGAAGCACTGCTTGCCTCATGGCAGACCGAGCATGTTGTCATCTGCGGCTACGCTTCCGAATTCTGCGTCGACACCACCACCCGCCGCGCCGCCGCCCTCGGTTATCCCGTGACACTGGTGTCCGATGCCCACACCACGCACGACAAGCCGCATGCGACCGGCGAGCAGATACGCAGGCATGAAAATGCAACGTTGCCTAACATCGAAAGTTTCGGCCCCGAAATCAAGGCGATTGCCACTTCCGAAGTACGTTTTGCGGACTAA
- a CDS encoding DUF2846 domain-containing protein — translation MNFNGKLLVTTVIVSSLVGCASVPMGDPKQDAALKTFQAPSDQAGIYIYRNEGIGSAVKMDVAIDGVPLGQTVSKTYLYKEVTPGKHVISSTAENTDSLEVDTKQGTLNYVWQEVKMGVLYARNKLHLVEVDEGKKGVLETKLAETK, via the coding sequence ATGAATTTCAATGGCAAGCTGTTAGTTACTACCGTTATTGTTTCGAGTCTTGTCGGCTGTGCCTCTGTACCAATGGGTGATCCAAAACAAGATGCCGCATTAAAAACATTTCAGGCGCCGTCAGACCAAGCCGGTATTTACATTTACCGCAACGAGGGTATAGGCAGTGCCGTTAAAATGGATGTGGCGATTGATGGTGTGCCGCTTGGTCAAACGGTTTCAAAAACATATTTATACAAAGAAGTCACACCCGGAAAACACGTGATTTCATCTACCGCTGAAAACACCGATTCTCTTGAGGTAGATACAAAACAGGGAACATTGAATTATGTCTGGCAGGAAGTAAAGATGGGGGTTTTGTATGCACGTAACAAACTTCATCTGGTTGAGGTCGATGAAGGGAAGAAAGGCGTACTTGAAACAAAACTTGCTGAGACAAAATAG
- a CDS encoding PPC domain-containing DNA-binding protein → MQTLPLRLNPGQDLRSALESVLAEHGVSAAFVLQGIGSLSVAQLRFAEVQQATEFRGDLEILTLGGSLSPDGVHLHMTIADAEGRVLGGHVAPGCIVRTTAELLLALLPEYSFAREPDAVSGFNELVIREQPGPGSV, encoded by the coding sequence ATGCAAACTCTTCCCCTACGCCTGAATCCCGGACAGGATCTGCGCAGCGCTCTTGAATCGGTGCTGGCCGAACATGGCGTGAGCGCTGCGTTCGTACTGCAGGGCATTGGCAGCTTATCCGTGGCGCAGCTGCGATTTGCCGAGGTGCAGCAGGCGACTGAATTTCGCGGCGACCTGGAAATACTGACCCTCGGCGGATCGCTCTCGCCCGACGGTGTTCATCTCCATATGACTATCGCCGATGCGGAAGGCCGCGTGCTGGGTGGTCACGTGGCACCTGGCTGTATTGTGAGAACGACGGCTGAGCTGCTGCTGGCGCTGCTGCCGGAGTATAGCTTTGCTCGTGAACCGGATGCGGTTTCGGGTTTCAATGAACTGGTGATACGAGAGCAACCAGGTCCAGGCAGCGTTTGA
- a CDS encoding LysE family translocator produces MSPSAAILAILAALLIGAMSPGPSFVIVARHSIGLSRRDGLATAVAMGIGGVFFSGIALVGLYTLLATVGWLYMGLKIAGGLYLIYLASKIWRGASAPLALDSARATNASNVRKSFWVGLSTQLSNPKTAVAYGSIFAALLPQHPPLWCYFALPPLVFAVEAGWYTVVALCFSSKRPRELYLRAKTWIDRVAAGAIAALGLRLLFTAHKTGI; encoded by the coding sequence ATGAGCCCGTCAGCCGCCATCCTGGCCATCCTCGCAGCGTTATTGATCGGGGCGATGAGCCCGGGTCCGAGTTTTGTGATTGTTGCCAGGCATTCTATCGGCCTGTCGCGCCGCGACGGCTTGGCCACGGCGGTCGCCATGGGCATCGGCGGCGTTTTCTTCAGCGGCATCGCGCTGGTCGGACTGTATACCCTGCTGGCAACCGTGGGATGGCTGTATATGGGCCTCAAGATAGCCGGCGGCCTGTATCTGATTTACCTGGCGTCCAAGATCTGGCGCGGCGCCTCTGCTCCGCTTGCCCTTGACAGCGCCCGGGCTACAAACGCGAGCAACGTGCGTAAATCGTTCTGGGTCGGGCTCAGCACGCAATTGAGCAACCCGAAGACTGCGGTTGCCTATGGCAGCATCTTCGCCGCCCTGCTGCCCCAGCATCCGCCGCTTTGGTGCTACTTCGCCCTGCCGCCGCTGGTTTTTGCAGTGGAAGCCGGCTGGTACACGGTGGTTGCCTTGTGTTTTTCCAGCAAACGGCCGCGCGAACTTTATTTACGGGCCAAGACCTGGATCGACCGCGTCGCCGCCGGCGCCATTGCGGCTCTTGGGCTCAGGCTATTGTTTACGGCGCATAAAACCGGCATCTGA